Below is a window of Mucilaginibacter ginkgonis DNA.
TTGTTTTACGCCAGGTCACGCACCAATCCAGTACCGGGCGATAAACCCTTTCCAGGCCACGGTTCAGCGGGTTATGGTCGTCCGTCCTTAACTTCCCTTTCAGAAAGAAAGAGATGAGAACAGGCGCTAATGTCACTGCAAGTATGGCGTCAATGGCCAGTATAAATGTTTTTGTCCAGGCTAAAGGGCCGAACAATTTGCCTTCCTGTCCCTCCAGTAAAAAAACCGGCAGGAAGGACGCGACGATGATGAGCGTAGAGAAAAACACGCCACGGCCAACCTGCTTGCAGGAGGCTTCAATGATCTTTATTCTTTCTGCTGTGGTCATGATTTTTCTTGTTGTTGGGCGATGGATAAATTCCGGTGCGAGTTTTCGACCATGACGATGCCATTATCCACGATAACCCCGATAGCTAAAGCGATACCTGTTAAGGACATAATATTAGAACTGATACCAAAGAAGTTTAACAAAATGAAGCTGGCAGCAATGGTAATGGGTATCTGAATAATGATACTTAAAGCGCTTCGCCAGCTAAATAGGAACAGGATGACAATAATGGATACGGTGACCATTTCTTCTATCAGCGTATGTTTCACTGAATTAACCGCGCTTTCAATGAGTTCGCTGCGGTCATAAGCGATCTTGAACGTTACACCCGCAGGCAAGCCTTTTTGAATATCGGCCATCTTATCCTTAACGGCATGGATAACTTTGTCGGCATTTTCACCATAGCGCATCACGACGATACCACCTACGGCTTCTCCGTCGCCATTCCGGTCAAAGATACCCAGACGTTCATCGCCGCCCATTTGAACGGTGGCCACATCTTTGATCTTAACTGGTATAGCATTGATCACACCGATAGGCATGTTCTCGACATCCGCTAAGCTTTTAATATAGCCCAGGCCGCGAACGATATAGCCGGTGCCGTTCATTTCAAACTTACGCCCGCCCACATCATTGTTATTGCTTTTAACCGCTTTAAGCACCTGCGCTAAGGATATGTTGTAATAATTCAGCTTGTGCGGATCGATGCTGACCTGGTATTGCTTTTCAAAGCCGCCAAAAGAGGCCACTTCGCTTACACCGGATACGGTTTGCAGGCCTAATTTCACATACCAGTCCTGTAGGGCGCGCTGTTCGCCCAGATCCATGCCTTTGGCGTCGAGCGTGTACCAAAGCACATGGCCGACGCCTGTGCCATCCGGCCCCAATGTGGGTGTAATGCCTTCCGGCAATAAACGCTGTGCGTAGTTTAGTCTTTCCAATACCCGGCTACGCGCCCAGTACACATCGGCTTTATCCTCAAAAACGATGTACACAAAGCTCATCCCGAACATAGAGGTCGCACGAATGGCTTTTACTTTTGGGATACCTTGCAGGTTACTAACCAACGGATAGGTTACCTGGTCTTCCATGATCTGCGGGCTGCGCCCTTGCCATTCGGTAAAAACGATCACCTGGTTGTCCGACAGGTCGGGTATGGCGTCAATCGGATTTTGTTTGACCGCATAAGCCCCCCACGCAAACAGGGCAATGGCGATCAGCAGTACGATATACCTGTTTTTTAAGGACAGGCTGATCAATTGGTTTATCATCTTAATTGCTTTAATCAACCCTCCGCCAAACAGCGGAGGGTTGAATGAATTACATTTTCATTTTTTCTGCCGGTTTCTTTTTATCGGTCTTTTTAACCAGGGTCATACCACATTTCGGGCATTTGCCGGGTTTATCACTCAGCACTTCCGGGTGCATGGTGCAGGTGTACTGCACTTTTGGGGCAGGCTTTACCTTTTTAGTTTTAGTCGTGTCTGAAACAGCATTGGTGCCATTGGAAGCAAAAACGGTCGTGGCAGAAAACAGGATGGCAACAGCCATCAGCATTACTTTTTTCATGTGTTAAAAAATTGAAAATGAATAAATAGCACAGGCAAAGCCAATGCGTTAATTATGAATTAAGATGGATTCTAATTGAATTATAGCCGGTACAGGATTGTATGGCTATGAAAAGTACAGGTCAAATCCTGTAGGCGCAGTTGAGGGTATAGATGGGTATATCAGGGTCTCCCGGAGGAGCGTTCGCCTGGTAACCGGTACGAATGGCTGATTCCGAAAGGATGTTAACTGCAATCCCGTAAGCAGGCTCCGGCAATATAGCCGGTGTGATTGGGTTTAGCACCGTGGCGTTCACCGACACATGGCTATCCTTTATTTTAAAACTTTTGCTTTCATGTTTGCAGCAGTTATCCTTATCTGAATGATCGGCTGAAGCAAGGGTCAATGTTATGCCAGCAAGTTTACCGCAGCAATAAAAACGACTTATTCCGATACCCACAAGGGATAAAAGATAAATCGCCGTTAAAAATATGAGTGCGGTACGTTTCACAAATCGAAATTACAATTTTTTATTTAATTAAAGGCAGGTAACAAGAGCCGCCCGGCTAAGGGGCGGCTCTTGGTTTAGTTACACTTTACATTTAGTCTTGCATTCCCCGGAATCCTTACAGGTTTTACTGCAATAATCCTTGCAGTTTGGCCCGCAGCCTTTTGCGCATTTAGAACAGGTGAATTTGCTGTTGCAGCAAGGAGTATTGGCATAAGTAATCGATATAACAGATAATAGCATCACCATCGTGATGAAAAGAAACTTTTTCATGATTTGAATATTTAAGATTAATAATAAAACGATTTGTCAATCTAAGATTAACAGGGTTCGGATTTAACTATTAAACTTTCGGCGGGTTCCAGTCGTTGTCCTGGTAATCCGATAATTCACCTAAAGCAAAAAACCGGGTAGTCTGATCGTGCAAATCAATGATTGCTGGTGAAAGGGAAACAGATTGAATAATCCTAAACCCGCAGGCACTGCAAGATAGCATTGCATTACAGGTACCTTTGGAACAACTGTTATCTGAAGCCTGCTTTTGATGCTTACCGCAAGCCTTGTACGCACTTTTTTTGTAGCAGGACGCATGTACCTGAGTATGCAAAGTATTTGCCATCCGCGACATTGGGGATACCAACAAGATACATACGGTGAGGAAAACAGCGATCGCTTTCATTATGTGTTAAACTTTTATTTTTTAAAGATAGTGCAATAAATTTCACGTTATTACTGCGACAAGGTAAGGAAGTACGCTTTTATTATTTTATACTATTCGGACAAAAATTTATATCGTATTGTACTAAGTCTTTACTTTTAACAAGCTGGCATTAATAGCCACAACAACCGTGCTGACCGTCATTAATACGGCTCCCACTGCCGGGCTCAAAACAATCCCCTGATTATACAGCACGCCTGCCGCCAGCGGCAATGCGACCACATTATAACCCGTAGCCCAGGCCAGGTTTTGAATCATTTTACGATAAGTCGCTTTTCCGAATAATATCAGGCTAACAATATCCTTTGGATTACTGTTAACCAAAACAATACCTGCAGTTTCCGCTGCAATGTCACTGCCGGAGCCTACGGCTATCCCAATATCTGCCTGCGCCAGCGCGGGGGCGTCATTTACGCCATCGCCCGTCATGGCAACAAACTCACCTTTTTGCTGCAATTCTTTGATTTTATCCAGCTTCTGATGTGGCAGAACTTCAGCAAAAAAACCATCCATTTTTAACTGGTTGCTCACGCTTTCCGCCACCATTTGGTTATCTCCTGTTAACAGCAATGATTTAATGCCATTGTTATGCAGCGTCTGTATGGCGTCAGCTGATTCCGGGCGAATGGTATCCGATAATGCGATATAACCATATAATATCTCATTGATGATGACAAAGACAACTGTTTCGTTACCGTTAGCGACAAAGTCTTCAGGTTCGGAAAATTCGTGTTCTTTTAAATAGCCGGGGCTGACGACTTTGAGTTGCTTGCCTTCTACCAACGCCTCAATACCCTGACCGGTGATCGCCTTAAAATCTTTTACTTCGGGAATGCTTAATGAACGTTTTTTTATTTCGGCGAGGATTCCGGTGGCAATCGGGTGTTCTGAATTTTGTTCCAGCGCTGCTACGGTTCGCAACAGTTCGTTTTCATTTTGCTTTTTGTCATTACTTTGATGATCTATAACAACCACCCGGGCTACCTCGAATTTTCCAACGGTCAGCGTACCTGTTTTATCAAAAACAATGGTGCTGATCTTGCGGGAGTTTTCAAATGCTGTACGGTTTTTGATCAACAACCCGTGCTGGGCAGAAAGCGAAGTAGACTTGGCTACCACAAGCGGCACGGCGAGACCCAGAGCATGTGGACAACAGATCACGATCACTGTTACCATTCTTTCCATAGCAAAAGCCAGATCTTTGCCATCCGCAAGCCAAAAAGCAAAGGTACTAAGCCCCGCAATAAGGGCGATGACGGTTAGCCATTTGGCGGCCTTATCAGCCAGCAGTTGGGTGTTTGATTTGGCGTCCTGTGCATTTTTGACCAGGGTTATTACTTTGGACAGATATGAATCTGCGCCGCTATGCGTGACTTTAACCTTTAAAGAGCCGTTGCCATTGACCGACCCGGCAATCACGTCCTGTCCTTTAGTTTTCTGTACGGGTGTAGCCTCACCGGTAAGCATGGATTCATTCAGATAGCTTTCGCCATCCTCGATAATCCCGTCGGCGGGAATTTTTTCACCTGGCTTGATCAGGATCAGGTCTCCTGTCTTTAAGGTTTCTGTTTTAATCTCGGTCGTGTCTTTGCCTTTAATTAAGTGCGCCTCTGCCGGCATGAGTTGCACTAAAAGCTCCAATTCCCTGGAAGCTCCCGCTACCGACCGCATCTCGATCCAGTGCCCGAGCAGCATGATCAGGATCAGCGTGGTAAGTTCCCAAAAGAAGTCCATTCCTTTCAATCCGAAAACCGTTGCCGCGCTGTAAATGTAGGCTACTGTTATGGCAAAGCCGATCAGGGTCATCATGCCGGGGTTTTTAGCCTTTAATTCATTAAACCACCCACTCAAAAATGGCCAGCCGCCGTAAAGGAAAACGATGCTTGACAAGCCAAAAAGCAGGTAGCCTGAGCCGCCGAACCGAAAATCCAAATGCAGCCATTGCTGAATTTGCATAGACAGTAACATCACCGGAACCGTCAATACCAGTACCACATAAAAACGCTTTCTAAAATCAGCGATCATCATCGCATGATGATCATGACCAGCCATTCCCATATTTGGACCATGACCTTTAAGCATTTTACCATGATCCATTGATCCAGCTTCAGCGTTATAATTTGCCTGTGTACGGGCAGGTTGTTGGTGCCCTGTCATGGCGTGATGATCGTGTTGATTTTCCATTCCTCTAATGTTTTAATAAGTTAACGTCAAACCCCCGCCGAGACCCATATCACTGTCATAGTGCGTGGATAATGAAAAGTATTTAGTTAGAATATACCGAAATCCTGCTGAATACTCTTTATCCGTGTTGATCATTAATGACATACGCAGCCGTTGCGCAACCGGAATGTCTTCACGTCCTAACTGGAAACGCAGTTTGCCGTTCCCGTCAATCCGCATGTCCGCCACAAATAACATGGGCAAGGTATAGGCAACACCCGCGACTACCGTGTGGCGGTTTTCCTTGTTGCTCACCTGACCGAACAGGTTCTTATAATCGCTGCCAAAAATATTTTTTTCATCTGGGTTAAACTTCTTGTAGTGATAATCAAAACCAACATATGGAAAAAGCCATTGGTTCCGTCCGATATAACGGCCCACCGTCGTTTCACTTTCGTAACCCATCATGGCATCCGTGCCAAGATGCCACATGGTCATCGCTTTCCAGCGTGTACTGCCCAGCATTACCTGTCCGTCTGTTCCGTTGCTTTCCAATCCGACTTTTCCCATTAGGTGTGGCATCTGGTCGTCCCAAAAGAGCTTGCGCTGCGCCAGCTTCGGATCAGGCACATCAGGATTCGGCGGGGAGTTCTCATAGCTGAATACGCGTCCCATGCC
It encodes the following:
- a CDS encoding efflux RND transporter permease subunit, with translation MINQLISLSLKNRYIVLLIAIALFAWGAYAVKQNPIDAIPDLSDNQVIVFTEWQGRSPQIMEDQVTYPLVSNLQGIPKVKAIRATSMFGMSFVYIVFEDKADVYWARSRVLERLNYAQRLLPEGITPTLGPDGTGVGHVLWYTLDAKGMDLGEQRALQDWYVKLGLQTVSGVSEVASFGGFEKQYQVSIDPHKLNYYNISLAQVLKAVKSNNNDVGGRKFEMNGTGYIVRGLGYIKSLADVENMPIGVINAIPVKIKDVATVQMGGDERLGIFDRNGDGEAVGGIVVMRYGENADKVIHAVKDKMADIQKGLPAGVTFKIAYDRSELIESAVNSVKHTLIEEMVTVSIIVILFLFSWRSALSIIIQIPITIAASFILLNFFGISSNIMSLTGIALAIGVIVDNGIVMVENSHRNLSIAQQQEKS
- a CDS encoding heavy metal-binding domain-containing protein, producing the protein MKKVMLMAVAILFSATTVFASNGTNAVSDTTKTKKVKPAPKVQYTCTMHPEVLSDKPGKCPKCGMTLVKKTDKKKPAEKMKM
- a CDS encoding heavy metal translocating P-type ATPase is translated as MENQHDHHAMTGHQQPARTQANYNAEAGSMDHGKMLKGHGPNMGMAGHDHHAMMIADFRKRFYVVLVLTVPVMLLSMQIQQWLHLDFRFGGSGYLLFGLSSIVFLYGGWPFLSGWFNELKAKNPGMMTLIGFAITVAYIYSAATVFGLKGMDFFWELTTLILIMLLGHWIEMRSVAGASRELELLVQLMPAEAHLIKGKDTTEIKTETLKTGDLILIKPGEKIPADGIIEDGESYLNESMLTGEATPVQKTKGQDVIAGSVNGNGSLKVKVTHSGADSYLSKVITLVKNAQDAKSNTQLLADKAAKWLTVIALIAGLSTFAFWLADGKDLAFAMERMVTVIVICCPHALGLAVPLVVAKSTSLSAQHGLLIKNRTAFENSRKISTIVFDKTGTLTVGKFEVARVVVIDHQSNDKKQNENELLRTVAALEQNSEHPIATGILAEIKKRSLSIPEVKDFKAITGQGIEALVEGKQLKVVSPGYLKEHEFSEPEDFVANGNETVVFVIINEILYGYIALSDTIRPESADAIQTLHNNGIKSLLLTGDNQMVAESVSNQLKMDGFFAEVLPHQKLDKIKELQQKGEFVAMTGDGVNDAPALAQADIGIAVGSGSDIAAETAGIVLVNSNPKDIVSLILFGKATYRKMIQNLAWATGYNVVALPLAAGVLYNQGIVLSPAVGAVLMTVSTVVVAINASLLKVKT